The Setaria viridis chromosome 6, Setaria_viridis_v4.0, whole genome shotgun sequence genome contains a region encoding:
- the LOC117859973 gene encoding zinc finger protein WIP5 — MEDPYTSFFKNPYYYYTTSFPAAPAPHLPPPLPPYNALYPGVSAAAPQYPACFFQSQPTTLPPLHDSPPSPPLREALPLLSQSPTRGHGASRPHVAADSDDDAAADDFLREVVVSSATHSARAPLFADLNCMPSCCDDGDPMDVEAAGAESTDDAAVALRIGLPAAPVNGCGGAEADLLSGLSGRACGGMEPEEDEEECKVDTGAGDGDEVVPLGFASTPIGRLNKGQYWIPTPAQILIGPTQFSCPVCYKTFNRYNNMQMHMWGHGSQYRKGPESLRGVQPTAMLRLPCYCCAPGCRNNIDHPRARPLKDFRTLQTHYKRKHGLKPFLCRKCGKAFAVKGDWRTHEKNCGKLWYCLCGSEFKHKRSLKDHARAFGHGHGAFGCNIDGGADGLDDDDEGAVSEIEQDCAAAAACGRSAR, encoded by the exons ATGGAAGACCCCTACACGAGCTTCTTCAAGAACCCCTACTACTACTACACCACCTCCTTCCCCGCTGCCCCGGCTCCccatctccctcctcccctcccaccGTACAACGCCCTCTACCCCGGCgtttccgccgccgcgcctcagTACCCGGCCTGCTTCTTCCAGTCGCAGCCGACGACGCTGCCGCCTCTCCATGACAGCCCTCCCTCGCCTCCTCTCCGAGAGGCGCTGCCCCTCCTCTCCCAGTCGCCCACGCGCGGGCACGGCGCCTCCCGGCCGCACGTAGCGGCGgactccgacgacgacgccgccgccgatgacTTCCTGCGTGAGGTCGTCGTCAGCTCCGCGACCCATTCTGCGCGCGCGCCGCTCTTCGCCGACCTCAACTGCATGCCCTCCTGCTGCGACGACGGCGACCCTATGGACGtggaggcggccggggcggagTCCACGGACGACGCCGCGGTCGCTCTGCGCATCGGCCTGCCGGCGGCGCCCGTaaacggctgcggcggcgcggaggccgacCTCCTGTCCGGGCTCTCCGGCAGGGCCTGCGGTGGCATGGAgcccgaggaggatgaggaggagtgCAAGGTGgacaccggcgccggcgacggcgacgaggtggtGCCGCTAGGGTTCGCGTCGACGCCCATCGGGAGGCTCAACAAGGGGCAGTACTGGATCCCGACGCCGGCGCAGATCCTCATCGGGCCCACCCAGTTCTCGTGCCCCGTCTGCTACAAGACCTTCAACCGATACAACAACATGCAG ATGCACATGTGGGGGCACGGGTCGCAGTACCGCAAGGGCCCGGAGTCGCTGCGCGGCGTGCAGCCGACGGCGATGCTCCGGCTGCCGTGCTACTGCTGCGCGCCGGGCTGCCGCAACAACATCGACCacccgcgggcgcggccgctcAAGGACTTCCGCACGCTGCAGACGCACTACAAGCGCAAGCACGGGCTGAAGCCCTTCCTGTGCCGCAAGTGCGGCAAGGCCTTCGCCGTCAAGGGCGACTGGCGCACGCACGAGAAGAACTGCGGCAAGCTCTGGTACTGCCTCTGCGGCTCCGAGTTCAAGCACAAGCGCTCGCTCAAGGACCACGCCAGGGCCttcggccacggccacggcgccTTCGGCTGCAacatcgacggcggcgccgacgggctcgatgacgacgacgagggcgcCGTCTCCGAGATCGAACaggactgcgccgccgccgctgcctgcgGCCGCTCGGCGCGGTGA